The genomic DNA ACATACATAAGCCAAATTGCGCCTTTTTGATCCATAATGGTGGAAAGTTCTAGTTCAAATAACGAAGAATAAGACTGATCTAGTGTTTGGAATACTTCATTTAAAATGTCGTGTAAAGCATCTTGCAATAGTTGCACACCCGTACTAGATAGTACGTATTTAATTTTTGAAAATGAATGTAATGAATCATCGTCCGTTGTTGAGGGTAAAAGCTGATTAGGAAATGAGCTTTTTTGTATAAATTGACCGATAACATTCCAAGTTTGTTCTTTGTTTTTTTGCAAAATGGTTCGAATGTGGAGTGGATATGTTAATTGATTTGGTGGTTGTAGCATAGTGTGCGCTATGTAACGGGATGAACGTATGTTAGATTTACACCAAGATATAAATTCGTCTGTCCGTTTGATTGTAATAGAAGTATGGTATTTTTCATTTACTGTATCGATATGAAACGTTTTATTTTTGTAAGCAATTCGATATAAGTTATCCTTAGAATGTATATTAGTGGGGCGTATAATAATATCTTTAGTTTTTAACAACAGTTTGAAAATGTTTTGTATCGTTGCTATTTCAAATTTTGGTATATAAGGAGACAGTTTCTTATTAGTGAGAAATAAATCATGTAGTTCACTTAAATTAATAAGTGTGTTATTTAAAAAGGTAGTGGAAGGACGATTGTGCAAAGAGTGAATAATTGATTTTGCTTTTTCAAAGTCTGTTTCCTCGTGAAAAGAATAACGATCATATATATAAGAAGGAATAGGGAATGTTTGCTCTTTCCATTTTCCTGTATCTGTATCGTAAATAAGACCAGAAACAAGGTCTGTTTTAGGATCAATACAAAATGGCGTAAACTGGGCAACGACATTATGATAAAGCCGAGCGCGTTTAGCGATTTCGGTGTAATATGTTTGCTCATAATGAAGTTTAGAAGCTAAAAGACCGAGAACCAACGAAATCACTCCTTTACTACTATTTGCATAATAGGCGAAGCTATATATTGCAAATACGTTTTTATACCATTATACTTTTGTCCGTATGATGATATGCTATAGTTTTGGAGAAGTGAAAGGTTGATTGTAATGAATATATGGTTAAATATGTTAACGACGACAGGACTCGGAGCAATTATTGGGGGATACACGAATCATTTAGCGATAAAAATGTTATTTCGTCCTCATCGCCCTATTTATATCGGAAAGTTTCAAGTTCCATTTACACCAGGATTAATTCCGAAACGTCGTGATGAACTTGCTGTTCAATTAGGGAAAATGGTCGTAGAACATTTGTTAACACCGGAAGGAATCGGAAAAAAGCTAACAAATGAAGAGTTTCAAAAAGGTTTAATCCACTGGGCGCAAGTGGAAGTGGATAAAGTAATTA from Bacillus cereus G9842 includes the following:
- a CDS encoding YheC/YheD family endospore coat-associated protein codes for the protein MVLGLLASKLHYEQTYYTEIAKRARLYHNVVAQFTPFCIDPKTDLVSGLIYDTDTGKWKEQTFPIPSYIYDRYSFHEETDFEKAKSIIHSLHNRPSTTFLNNTLINLSELHDLFLTNKKLSPYIPKFEIATIQNIFKLLLKTKDIIIRPTNIHSKDNLYRIAYKNKTFHIDTVNEKYHTSITIKRTDEFISWCKSNIRSSRYIAHTMLQPPNQLTYPLHIRTILQKNKEQTWNVIGQFIQKSSFPNQLLPSTTDDDSLHSFSKIKYVLSSTGVQLLQDALHDILNEVFQTLDQSYSSLFELELSTIMDQKGAIWLMYVNTIPPYEQYIRHSDSLAEKIFHGPLKFSRFTP